One genomic segment of Photobacterium sp. DA100 includes these proteins:
- the glnD gene encoding bifunctional uridylyltransferase/uridylyl-removing protein GlnD codes for MTDPISHPATEQADPMAPEQLRLELDQFTANQKAQFLAHTPVTNLVESRSRYIDQLLERLWQHFGLAAHPSLALIAVGGYGRGELHPLSDVDILILSQAPIDEKTGCTVSAFLTLLWDLKLDVGHSVRTIDECIKFGLDDLTVATNLQESRWLCGNPDTYQQLEERLNDGSFWPSEQFYQAKLDEQKTRHARYHDTTYNLEPDIKSSPGGLRDIHTLSWVARRHFGATSLLEMSRFGFLTDAEYRELVECQDSLWRIRFALHCELRRYDNRLTFGHQASVAELLGYQGEGNRGVEMMMKDFYRTLRRVAELNKMLLQLFDQAILNKGTAPEPIALDEDFQLRGHLIEATKPALFQARPETILDMFLHIARNSQIEGIAAPTLRQLRTARRRLNRFLIEIPAAREKFMELVRQPNCLQRAFKLMHRHGVLSAYLPQWSQIVGQMQFDLFHVYTVDEHTVRLLKNINTFSDPANRQRHPICCEVYPRVAKKELLLLAAIFHDIAKGRGGDHSELGGVDAYEFCLQHGLSKPEANLVKWLVNQHLLMSVTAQRRDIYDPEVITEFAKEVRDEERLDHLICLTVADICATNQELWNSWKRTLLAELYYSTQKALRRGLENPPDMRERIRHNQQMASALLRSKGFAPRDIEVLWQRFKADYFLRHTHKQIAWHAEAILNHDDHSRPLILISQKPTRGGTEVFVYCQDKAKLFAIVVSELDKKNLSVHDAQVMTSKDGFALDTFMVLDPTGKALGESRHQTVRRALVNALTHMKSDRKRKRPPYKLQHFNVKTTVDFLPTKSGKKTMMELVALDMPGLLARVGSVFACQNISLQAAKITTIGERAEDFFIVTNQDGEQLSDEQQAQLRDALIERLEKK; via the coding sequence ATGACAGATCCTATTTCTCACCCAGCAACCGAACAGGCTGATCCCATGGCTCCGGAACAGCTTCGCCTTGAGCTTGACCAGTTTACCGCTAACCAAAAGGCCCAGTTCCTGGCCCATACCCCGGTAACGAACCTGGTCGAGTCCCGCTCGCGCTATATAGACCAGCTGCTTGAGCGGCTGTGGCAGCATTTCGGCCTGGCTGCGCACCCAAGCCTGGCCTTGATCGCGGTGGGGGGCTATGGCCGCGGTGAACTGCATCCCCTGTCGGATGTCGACATCCTGATCTTGAGCCAAGCACCGATTGACGAGAAGACCGGCTGCACGGTCAGTGCCTTCCTCACCCTGCTCTGGGATCTCAAGCTTGATGTCGGCCACAGCGTCCGTACCATCGATGAGTGCATCAAGTTCGGCCTGGATGATCTGACCGTGGCGACCAACCTGCAGGAGTCACGCTGGTTATGCGGTAACCCGGATACCTACCAGCAGCTGGAAGAGCGCCTCAATGACGGCAGCTTCTGGCCCAGTGAACAGTTCTACCAAGCCAAGCTAGACGAGCAGAAGACCCGCCATGCGCGTTACCACGATACCACTTACAACCTCGAGCCGGATATCAAATCCAGCCCGGGCGGCCTGCGCGACATCCATACCCTGAGCTGGGTAGCCCGGCGCCATTTCGGGGCCACCAGCCTGCTCGAAATGAGCCGCTTTGGTTTTTTGACCGATGCCGAATACCGCGAACTGGTCGAGTGCCAGGACTCGCTGTGGCGGATCCGCTTTGCCCTCCATTGCGAGCTGCGCCGCTACGACAACCGCCTGACCTTCGGCCACCAGGCCTCTGTCGCCGAGCTGCTGGGCTACCAGGGCGAAGGCAACCGCGGGGTAGAAATGATGATGAAGGATTTCTACCGCACCCTGCGCCGGGTGGCCGAGCTCAACAAGATGCTGCTGCAACTGTTCGATCAGGCCATCCTCAACAAAGGCACCGCCCCCGAGCCCATCGCTCTCGACGAGGATTTCCAGCTACGCGGCCACTTGATCGAGGCGACTAAGCCGGCGCTGTTCCAGGCCCGGCCGGAAACTATCCTCGATATGTTCCTGCACATTGCCCGCAACTCGCAAATCGAAGGGATAGCCGCCCCGACCCTGCGCCAGCTGCGCACTGCCCGCCGCCGGCTCAACCGCTTCCTGATCGAGATCCCTGCGGCACGGGAGAAGTTTATGGAGCTGGTCCGCCAGCCCAACTGCCTCCAGCGGGCATTCAAGCTTATGCACCGTCATGGCGTGCTGTCAGCGTACCTGCCCCAGTGGAGCCAAATTGTCGGCCAGATGCAGTTCGACCTGTTCCATGTCTATACCGTGGATGAGCATACGGTTCGGCTACTGAAAAATATCAATACCTTCAGCGACCCCGCGAACCGACAGCGGCACCCTATCTGCTGCGAGGTATACCCGCGCGTCGCCAAGAAAGAGCTGTTGCTTCTGGCGGCGATCTTCCACGATATCGCCAAGGGCCGGGGCGGCGATCACTCCGAGCTCGGCGGCGTCGATGCCTATGAGTTCTGCCTCCAGCACGGACTGTCCAAGCCCGAGGCCAACCTGGTCAAATGGCTGGTCAACCAGCATTTGCTGATGTCTGTCACCGCCCAGCGCCGCGATATCTACGATCCGGAAGTGATCACCGAGTTTGCCAAGGAGGTGCGCGACGAAGAGCGGCTGGATCATCTGATCTGCCTGACCGTGGCCGATATCTGTGCCACCAACCAAGAGTTGTGGAACAGCTGGAAGCGGACCCTGCTGGCCGAGCTGTATTACTCAACCCAGAAAGCCCTGCGCCGCGGCCTGGAAAATCCGCCGGATATGCGCGAGCGGATCCGCCACAACCAGCAGATGGCCTCGGCCCTGCTTCGCAGCAAAGGCTTCGCCCCGCGTGATATCGAGGTGTTGTGGCAGCGTTTCAAAGCGGACTATTTCCTGCGCCATACCCACAAGCAAATCGCCTGGCATGCCGAGGCCATCCTCAACCACGATGATCACAGCAGGCCGCTGATCCTGATCAGCCAGAAGCCGACACGCGGCGGCACCGAGGTTTTCGTCTACTGCCAGGACAAAGCCAAGCTGTTTGCGATTGTGGTTTCCGAACTGGACAAGAAGAACCTCAGTGTCCACGACGCCCAGGTCATGACCAGCAAGGACGGTTTTGCCCTCGACACATTCATGGTGCTCGATCCAACCGGCAAGGCTCTGGGGGAAAGCCGCCACCAGACCGTGCGCCGGGCACTGGTCAACGCCCTGACCCACATGAAGTCGGACCGCAAAAGGAAGCGCCCACCGTACAAACTTCAGCATTTCAATGTCAAAACCACGGTCGACTTCCTGCCAACCAAATCAGGCAAGAAGACCATGATGGAGCTGGTTGCACTGGATATGCCAGGCTTACTGGCCCGGGTCGGGTCGGTATTTGCCTGCCAGAATATCAGCTTGCAAGCCGCCAAAATCACCACTATCGGCGAGCGCGCCGAGGACTTTTTCATCGTCACCAACCAGGACGGCGAGCAGCTGAGCGACGAGCAGCAGGCGCAGCTGAGGGACGCATTGATAGAGCGCCTAGAGAAGAAATAA